The Phormidium yuhuli AB48 DNA window GACCTTCTCGAAGATAAAGTTGCCGAACGAACCGCTCAACTTCAGGAAGCTAAGCAACTTGCAGATGCAGCTAATGCCGCCAAAAGTAAGTTTATCGCGAACATGAGCCATGAATTGCGAACTCCTCTAAATGGGGTTCTTGGCTATGCCCAAATTTTAATGCACGCTCAACACCTAACCGCCTTAGAAGTTAAGCAACTCAACTCCCTCTATACCTGTGGCAATCATCTCCTTAGCCTGATTAACGATATTCTTGACTTTGCTAAAATTGAAGCGGGTGAACTTACAATTCATCCCAAAGTTGCCCATTTTGGTAAAGTATTAGATACCGTCATTGAGATTTGTCAAGTTAACGCCGATGAAAAATCCCTTAACCTAATTGTCACTCGTTCCCTAGACTTGCCCTCCTACGCATTTTTTGATGACAAACGGTTAAAGCAAGTCTTAATTAACCTATTGGGAAACGCAATTAAATTCACAGAACCCCAAGGGCAAGTCGAGTTTCGTATCCAGACCTGTAACCCTCTCATTTCCAAGCCAACACAAGAGCCCCCAACAGAAACTACCCCACAAAACTCCCTAGAAGTCAAATTTGAAATCATTGATACAGGAATTGGCATTGCTGATGGAGATATTGAACGAATTTTCCAACCCTTTGAACAAGTCAGTACCCCAGACCGGAACACCGATGGAACCGGATTAGGGTTAGTCATTGTGCAAGAAATTCTCAATCATATGGGAACAGAACTTCAGGTTAAATCTAAACTAGGGATAGGTAGTCACTTTAGCTTCAGCTTACATCTGAATACAGACTTTTGTGAACCTCTCCAACCCAATAGCGAGTCCGTGACCACCGCAACCCGAGACCAAAAACCCGTGGTAAGCCGCCCCACAGACGTCAGCACCCTCCCCCAGGAGTCCCATCTCGTTGAACTCTTACATCTTGCCAAGCGAGGCAGTTTAAATCGTCTGAGTCAGTACCTAGATACCCTAGAACTAGAAGATTCAAATTTCAGAAACTTTTGTCAGCATTATCGTCAACGAGTCCAAACCTTCCAAGTGCGCTCACTGGTGGAGGAACTGACTCAAGATCTCGAACTCAAGTCAGCATCTGACCCAGCACCAGACCGATTGCGCTAGCAATACAGTAAGATGGGATAGCATGAGAAATATCCACTAAACTCTGCTAGATTTGTGTGTTAGGGTTCTACGAAAACCTATGAAATTTCATATTCAATCGGACAGCGACATTCCCGCCTCCAACCAACTCTTTAATCAAATTCGCTTTGCGATCGCCTCCCGTCAGTTTCCCCCCGGCCACCGACTCCCCAGCACCCGACAACTGGCGATGCAGACTGGCCTACACCGCAACACCATCAGTAAAGTCTACCGCCAACTCGAAGATATTGGCTTAGTCGAAGCGCAAGCCGGTTCCGGGATTTATGTTCGCGCTCAGGGCCATGAAGGCGGGGGAACCCATCTGAGTTCTCCCATCTGGGCCCAATATCCCGAGGCCCATGATGTCATCAAACGTAGTCTGGACGAACTCCTCAACAAAGGCTGTTCCCTCAACGAAGCGCGAGAGTTATTCCTAGGGGAAATCGACTGGCGCTTACGCTGTAGCGCCCGAGTTCTGGTGACGGCCCCCCTACAAGATATTGGCGTAGGTGAGTTGATGTCCCAAGAACTCGAACAAGCCCTGAAAATTCCCGTACAACTCGTTCCCATGGAAGAGTTGTCGGAAGTGCTCGACAAGGCCCATTCCGGAACCGTCGTCACCAGTCGCTATTTCATTGGTGAAGCCGAATCCGTCGCGGCCCCCAAAGCCGTGCGCGTGATTCCCATCGATATTTATGATTACGCCAAAGAAACCGAACTGGTGAAAGACTTAGC harbors:
- a CDS encoding GntR family transcriptional regulator, with the protein product MKFHIQSDSDIPASNQLFNQIRFAIASRQFPPGHRLPSTRQLAMQTGLHRNTISKVYRQLEDIGLVEAQAGSGIYVRAQGHEGGGTHLSSPIWAQYPEAHDVIKRSLDELLNKGCSLNEARELFLGEIDWRLRCSARVLVTAPLQDIGVGELMSQELEQALKIPVQLVPMEELSEVLDKAHSGTVVTSRYFIGEAESVAAPKAVRVIPIDIYDYAKETELVKDLAKDSCLGLVSISSGLLRAAEVIVHSLRGDELLVITTELGNTYKLNAMVRSARTIICDRASLDAVKTAIQAAREDLIRPPQVTCFENYISSKSIELLKRELGLD